A window from Kovacikia minuta CCNUW1 encodes these proteins:
- a CDS encoding M23 family metallopeptidase, giving the protein MKLKPLLVGIGLTLMLGVGAAWGVGSNSEKWAWELAPKRPGYKPDPKDTAFYYPLPQVVEFTSPYGWRTHPIYGDRRLHSGVDLGAPEGMPVLSAHSGYVTYADWGSGYGNMIIVEYADGQYQTLYAHLSKILVRKGEAVRPRQVIGRVAQYGRCDRTPFTPGVAA; this is encoded by the coding sequence ATGAAGCTGAAACCACTATTAGTCGGAATTGGACTCACCTTGATGCTGGGAGTTGGGGCTGCCTGGGGGGTCGGCTCTAACTCAGAAAAGTGGGCGTGGGAGTTAGCGCCCAAACGACCTGGATATAAGCCCGATCCCAAAGATACGGCGTTTTACTACCCACTCCCCCAAGTGGTGGAATTTACCAGTCCTTATGGCTGGCGAACCCACCCTATTTATGGCGATCGTCGCCTCCATTCCGGGGTGGATCTGGGTGCGCCCGAAGGAATGCCTGTGCTATCTGCCCACTCTGGGTATGTGACTTATGCCGACTGGGGCAGTGGCTATGGCAACATGATCATTGTGGAATATGCCGATGGTCAGTACCAGACCCTCTATGCACACCTGTCTAAAATCCTGGTAAGGAAGGGAGAGGCGGTTCGCCCCCGGCAGGTAATTGGTAGAGTGGCGCAGTACGGGCGGTGTGACCGGACCCCATTTACACCTGGAGTTGCTGCGTAA
- a CDS encoding DUF1565 domain-containing protein, translated as MSFAPPPRDRFPQLWMPSPLLKSPCLLSWVPAFAWVGLASLTPLVLQQPPTLAQNVPTAPHFEPRAGNATVLLVNPTKGNDATADGSDRAPFKTITQALQKAPSNGVIQLTPGTYSEATGEKFPLSLKPGITLQGNTQNRGSDTLIQGSGFILSPTFARQNVTIVGANQATLIGVTVTNPYPQGYGLWVESTRLTVTDNTFATNGHDGISVIGNSSPLIRNNYFYQNGGSGITVYGTSQPEIRENVFEQNGFAINLNQNAAPLIIGNRITQNKDGIITQASAHPTLRNNSIEGNERDGVVAIAQSRPDLRNRQ; from the coding sequence GTGAGTTTCGCGCCTCCGCCCCGCGATCGCTTCCCTCAGCTTTGGATGCCATCACCGTTATTGAAAAGCCCGTGTTTATTGTCCTGGGTGCCTGCCTTTGCCTGGGTCGGGCTTGCCTCCCTGACTCCGCTTGTGTTGCAGCAGCCTCCGACCCTGGCTCAGAATGTTCCTACAGCACCCCATTTCGAACCAAGAGCAGGTAACGCCACAGTACTATTGGTCAATCCCACCAAAGGGAATGATGCAACCGCAGATGGCAGCGATCGGGCTCCATTCAAAACAATTACGCAGGCATTGCAGAAAGCACCGTCTAATGGAGTCATCCAGCTGACGCCAGGAACCTACAGTGAGGCAACGGGAGAGAAATTTCCCCTGTCCTTAAAACCGGGGATTACGCTTCAGGGAAATACTCAAAACCGGGGTTCCGATACCCTGATCCAGGGCAGCGGTTTTATTTTGAGTCCAACCTTTGCCCGCCAAAACGTCACGATCGTGGGGGCAAATCAGGCAACTTTGATTGGGGTAACTGTCACAAACCCCTATCCCCAGGGCTATGGGCTATGGGTTGAATCAACCCGTCTGACAGTAACAGACAACACCTTTGCCACCAATGGGCATGATGGCATTTCCGTTATCGGCAACAGTTCCCCCTTGATCCGCAATAACTACTTCTACCAGAATGGCGGCAGTGGAATTACCGTCTACGGCACCTCCCAACCGGAGATCCGTGAGAACGTGTTTGAACAAAATGGCTTTGCCATCAATCTCAACCAAAACGCTGCTCCCCTGATTATTGGTAACCGGATTACCCAAAACAAAGACGGAATCATCACCCAGGCCAGTGCCCATCCGACTCTACGCAACAACTCGATCGAAGGGAATGAGCGCGATGGGGTAGTGGCGATCGCCCAATCCCGTCCTGACCTGCGGAACCGCCAATGA
- a CDS encoding Uma2 family endonuclease → MVQTPEKTVTLDEFLNLPETKPASEYINGHIIQKPMPQGKHSKLQGEIVTTINAVVEDHRIALAFPELRCTFGGRSIVPDVAVFAWGRIPVDENGDVANVFLTYPDWTIEILSPEQRPTKVTSNILHCLNHGSQMGWLLDPDEKSVLVYPEGQQPQFFEAPESELPAPDFAADLRLTVAEVFGWLQVGGDR, encoded by the coding sequence ATGGTTCAGACACCGGAAAAAACAGTCACCCTGGATGAGTTTTTGAACCTGCCGGAAACCAAGCCAGCCAGTGAATATATCAATGGACACATTATTCAAAAGCCAATGCCGCAGGGAAAGCACAGTAAACTTCAAGGTGAAATCGTTACAACGATTAACGCAGTTGTTGAAGATCATAGAATTGCCCTGGCTTTTCCAGAACTGCGCTGTACGTTTGGGGGACGATCGATTGTGCCAGATGTGGCGGTGTTTGCCTGGGGTAGAATTCCTGTGGATGAGAATGGGGATGTGGCAAACGTTTTCTTGACCTATCCCGATTGGACGATCGAAATCCTTTCCCCAGAACAACGCCCCACGAAAGTGACCAGCAATATTTTGCATTGCCTCAATCACGGCAGCCAGATGGGTTGGTTACTTGATCCGGATGAGAAATCGGTGTTGGTTTACCCAGAGGGGCAGCAGCCACAATTCTTTGAAGCACCGGAGAGTGAGTTGCCCGCTCCAGATTTTGCGGCAGACTTGCGGCTAACCGTGGCAGAGGTGTTTGGCTGGTTGCAAGTAGGGGGCGATCGCTAA
- a CDS encoding IS110 family RNA-guided transposase, protein MTPEKIWVGIDVSKETLDVYILPQGLSLQLPNSEAGVQSLIEQLQEMSVHLVVLESTGGLERTVVVGLHNATIAVAVVNPRKVKGFAIALGKAKTDRIDAEVIARFAQSVNLQPQAVVAPIAQQLSDLMHRRQQLVEIQVAEKNRLARASQTVQPDIEEHLKHLAQRLDALNEQIQTLGQQQADWQRKDQILQSVKGIGPLTAALCLVELPELGKLNEKQIARLVGVAPLNQDSGKHKGKRRISGGRTRVRCGLYMAVLVATRHNPVIRDFYQRLLSKGKPKPVALVACIRKLLVILNAMIRDNTLWQTPA, encoded by the coding sequence ATGACACCTGAAAAGATATGGGTTGGGATTGATGTCAGTAAAGAGACACTGGATGTGTACATCCTGCCGCAGGGGTTGAGCTTACAGTTGCCCAACAGCGAGGCAGGAGTGCAAAGCCTGATTGAACAACTTCAAGAAATGTCAGTGCACTTAGTGGTGCTCGAATCGACGGGTGGATTGGAACGAACCGTTGTTGTGGGATTGCACAACGCTACGATTGCTGTTGCCGTCGTCAACCCTCGAAAAGTCAAGGGATTCGCCATTGCTTTAGGCAAAGCGAAGACCGACAGAATTGATGCCGAAGTCATTGCTCGCTTTGCTCAAAGTGTGAACCTGCAACCGCAAGCCGTCGTTGCCCCAATCGCACAACAACTCAGTGACCTGATGCACCGCCGTCAGCAATTGGTCGAAATCCAAGTGGCAGAGAAGAATCGCTTAGCGCGTGCCTCACAAACCGTGCAACCCGACATCGAAGAGCATCTCAAACACTTAGCGCAACGCCTCGATGCCTTGAATGAGCAGATTCAAACTCTCGGTCAACAGCAAGCCGATTGGCAACGCAAAGACCAGATTTTGCAATCGGTGAAGGGCATTGGTCCCCTCACTGCCGCTCTGTGTTTGGTGGAACTTCCCGAACTCGGCAAGCTCAACGAAAAACAGATTGCTCGTTTGGTCGGCGTCGCGCCCCTCAACCAGGACAGTGGCAAACACAAAGGCAAACGCAGGATTTCTGGAGGACGCACTCGCGTTCGTTGTGGGTTGTATATGGCAGTTCTGGTTGCCACTCGTCACAACCCTGTCATTCGAGACTTCTATCAACGCTTGCTCTCAAAAGGCAAACCTAAACCTGTTGCCCTCGTTGCCTGTATCCGCAAGCTTCTGGTCATTCTCAATGCCATGATTCGCGACAACACGCTCTGGCAAACTCCTGCTTAG
- a CDS encoding tetratricopeptide repeat protein produces the protein MSSLTTPTSPPPISVFISYSHKDEDLREELDVHLANLKRQGKIQAWHDRAIEAGAEWDAAIKHQLETAQVILLLISPRFIASNYCYDLEMQRAVERHDEGTARVIPIILKPCDWQDSPFSKLQVLPKDAKPITKWDDQDEAFLNVVQGIRRAVASLETETKKALGATLNSPEAIVPFTSSTPTPHTPHPTPCLSTPLLSTYDAATWVGREQLITDLTQKLRDGYRMLAITGITGIGKTALAERLVVEVSENGIPFHRLNFDDRGQGRDFLSGALTLLPKLGETVTTEDQKAPQNALKHLLHTLRNHRFLVQIDSLEMLLQGDEQTGWNAFTDSLWVDFFQQLLAGDTCQSQLLLTSQALPEELEMVGSRYPRSWHRQDLGGLTEVEQLQLFEKYGLKPDGLDSEVLQRFVELYQGHPLVLQVIARDILEKPFNGNVQQYWQRYQAEFDQMVRHQKGNSPRALQLRVKQRVEQALQRLPVDARHMLCRSSVYRRPVPEEFWLAMMEELPEDQQWSALELLKSHNLAEQELRGDGVLLLRQHNLVRSVSRKLLKDDRAAWQRAERKAAQVWLDNYEPEPDAPKLEQVRGKLEAFHHYCEVEEWEAAKEICIDQKVDVQLLRWGYSQELLSLCEPLLGKLDASVDEQCETGIGNAYWSIGKRSQAIDHFQRSLAIARKLGDRGSEGNALGNLGSTYWYRGDYPQAIEYYQQALTIARETDDRRVEVRMLSNLGGTYRELGNYPEAIQYCQQALIIAREFNVPSGELWALRRLGDIYKDLSDYPQAIEYYQQALTIARETDSRGGEAWTLEDLGEVYKDLGDYSQAIEYYQQSLTIAREIGNSLREGTALFNWGAILLKLEQYSEAQQPLQLSLNIFKSLDDLEGEADALLRLGELHYKTGQLDQAREFCDRALALATELGVPLVKECEELQLKIENKKLKEET, from the coding sequence ATGTCCAGCCTAACCACTCCAACCTCACCGCCCCCCATTAGTGTCTTTATCTCCTACTCTCATAAAGATGAAGACCTGCGAGAAGAACTGGATGTCCATCTGGCGAACTTGAAGCGTCAGGGGAAGATTCAGGCGTGGCACGATCGCGCCATTGAAGCCGGAGCCGAATGGGATGCGGCAATTAAGCACCAGCTTGAAACCGCCCAGGTGATTTTGCTGCTAATCAGCCCCCGGTTTATCGCTTCCAATTATTGCTATGACCTGGAAATGCAGCGGGCAGTCGAACGCCACGATGAGGGCACGGCACGAGTGATTCCGATCATCCTGAAACCCTGTGACTGGCAGGACAGCCCCTTCAGCAAATTACAAGTACTCCCCAAAGATGCCAAACCCATTACGAAATGGGATGATCAGGACGAAGCCTTTCTCAACGTCGTTCAAGGCATCCGCCGCGCCGTCGCGTCGCTGGAAACCGAAACAAAAAAAGCATTGGGGGCGACGCTTAATTCGCCAGAAGCGATCGTCCCCTTTACTTCCTCCACACCCACACCCCACACCCCACACCCCACACCCTGCCTTTCCACACCCTTACTCTCCACCTACGATGCCGCAACCTGGGTCGGGCGGGAACAATTGATTACAGACCTCACCCAGAAGTTACGAGATGGCTACCGCATGCTTGCTATTACTGGAATTACAGGCATTGGTAAAACTGCTTTGGCAGAACGATTAGTGGTGGAGGTGAGTGAAAATGGCATACCGTTTCATCGGCTCAATTTCGACGATCGGGGACAAGGACGGGATTTTCTCAGTGGGGCACTAACCCTGTTACCGAAATTAGGAGAAACCGTTACGACGGAGGATCAGAAAGCCCCGCAGAATGCCCTCAAGCATCTACTCCATACATTGAGAAACCATCGGTTTCTGGTACAAATTGATTCTTTAGAGATGCTATTGCAAGGCGACGAGCAGACGGGATGGAATGCCTTTACTGATTCCCTCTGGGTCGATTTCTTTCAACAACTGCTGGCAGGAGATACCTGTCAAAGTCAACTATTACTCACCTCGCAAGCCTTACCGGAAGAGTTGGAGATGGTGGGGTCACGTTATCCCCGCAGTTGGCATCGTCAGGATTTGGGCGGGTTAACAGAAGTTGAGCAGTTGCAGTTATTTGAGAAGTATGGTTTAAAGCCAGATGGATTGGACTCAGAAGTTTTGCAGCGGTTTGTTGAACTGTATCAGGGTCATCCGCTGGTGTTGCAGGTAATCGCCAGGGACATTCTGGAGAAACCGTTTAATGGCAATGTGCAGCAATACTGGCAGCGTTACCAGGCAGAATTTGATCAGATGGTGCGACACCAGAAAGGAAATTCCCCTCGCGCCCTACAACTGCGGGTGAAACAACGAGTAGAACAGGCATTACAGCGCTTACCCGTCGATGCTCGGCATATGCTTTGCCGCAGTTCGGTTTATCGTCGCCCCGTACCCGAAGAGTTTTGGTTGGCAATGATGGAGGAGTTACCCGAAGATCAACAGTGGAGTGCACTGGAGTTACTGAAATCTCATAACCTGGCGGAGCAAGAGTTAAGAGGGGATGGAGTGCTCTTACTGCGACAACACAATCTGGTTAGAAGTGTGTCTCGTAAATTGCTAAAGGACGATAGGGCAGCATGGCAAAGGGCAGAACGAAAAGCGGCTCAAGTATGGCTAGATAACTATGAGCCAGAACCCGATGCTCCTAAATTAGAGCAGGTGCGAGGGAAGCTAGAAGCATTCCATCATTATTGTGAAGTAGAAGAGTGGGAAGCAGCAAAGGAAATATGTATTGACCAGAAAGTGGATGTTCAGCTTCTCAGGTGGGGTTACTCCCAAGAACTCCTTTCACTTTGTGAACCCCTTCTGGGTAAATTGGATGCTTCTGTTGATGAACAGTGTGAAACGGGTATCGGTAACGCTTACTGGTCTATAGGGAAGCGGTCTCAAGCGATCGATCACTTTCAGCGGAGTTTAGCGATCGCTCGTAAATTGGGCGATCGAGGAAGTGAAGGGAATGCTTTGGGCAATCTGGGTAGTACCTATTGGTATCGGGGCGACTATCCTCAAGCAATTGAGTACTATCAACAAGCTTTGACGATTGCCCGTGAAACGGACGATCGCAGAGTAGAAGTCCGTATGTTGAGCAATCTGGGCGGCACTTATCGAGAATTGGGCAACTATCCTGAAGCGATTCAATATTGTCAGCAAGCGTTGATCATTGCCCGTGAATTTAATGTGCCATCTGGAGAACTGTGGGCATTGCGCAGGCTAGGGGATATCTATAAGGATTTAAGTGACTATCCTCAAGCAATTGAGTACTATCAACAAGCTTTGACGATTGCCCGTGAAACGGACAGTCGTGGTGGAGAGGCATGGACATTGGAGGATTTAGGTGAAGTCTACAAGGACTTAGGCGATTATTCTCAGGCAATTGAGTACTATCAACAAAGTTTGACGATTGCCCGTGAGATTGGTAATAGTCTACGAGAAGGGACTGCCTTATTTAATTGGGGTGCAATCCTGCTTAAACTTGAACAGTATTCAGAAGCGCAACAACCCCTACAGCTATCCTTGAACATCTTCAAATCACTGGACGATCTCGAAGGGGAAGCAGACGCCCTTTTGAGACTGGGAGAACTGCATTACAAAACAGGGCAACTTGATCAGGCAAGGGAGTTTTGCGATCGAGCGTTGGCGCTGGCAACGGAGTTGGGCGTTCCCCTGGTCAAAGAATGCGAGGAACTGCAATTAAAAATCGAAAATAAAAAATTAAAAGAGGAGACGTGA
- a CDS encoding ISKra4 family transposase (programmed frameshift) translates to MTPEEEQAVAYHVRELAKLLYKDADASQTPMTNLGEIEAAVREQIQKHVTPEMGGFFIETVTGTTEGYPRQLKSILGTLPLTSEQANQLGVSKGSQLSPYLEMCCLRISANVSYAHATEDVALLTGVRVSPKTQQRLVQRQSFAHPTVQLTDAVNQVSLDGGQMRFVTPKGEPSEWKQYKAVRLDTDGIGMAWFQDNAALVNWVQDQPLQSPLYCIGDGHPGIWNLLSQLVEDDQRIEILDWYHLMENLHKVGGSLQRHAQARQLLWRGQVDAAIAVFEDCALEQAKCFQNYLREHRHRIVNYEYFQAEGLCAIGSGDVESWVKQIDRRIQLSGASWNPEHAPQVLAHRCAYLNGSLDPQHLFLSRR, encoded by the exons ATGACACCGGAAGAAGAACAAGCCGTTGCGTATCATGTTCGCGAACTTGCCAAACTGCTGTACAAAGATGCTGACGCTAGTCAAACGCCCATGACCAACTTGGGAGAAATCGAAGCAGCGGTGCGCGAGCAGATTCAGAAGCACGTAACACCCGAGATGGGCG GTTTTTTTATCGAAACAGTTACGGGCACAACCGAAGGGTACCCGCGACAGCTAAAAAGCATTTTAGGAACGCTGCCACTGACCAGCGAACAAGCCAATCAATTGGGAGTGAGCAAAGGGAGTCAATTGAGTCCCTATCTGGAGATGTGTTGTTTGAGAATCAGTGCGAATGTGTCCTATGCTCATGCCACAGAAGATGTGGCCCTTTTAACCGGAGTGCGGGTGAGTCCGAAAACTCAGCAACGCCTGGTGCAACGTCAGTCGTTTGCCCACCCCACAGTGCAACTGACGGATGCGGTCAATCAAGTCAGTTTGGACGGTGGACAAATGCGCTTTGTCACGCCCAAGGGCGAACCATCCGAGTGGAAGCAATACAAAGCGGTCCGGTTGGACACCGATGGCATCGGCATGGCGTGGTTTCAGGACAATGCGGCATTGGTCAATTGGGTGCAAGACCAACCGTTACAATCCCCCTTGTACTGCATCGGGGATGGACATCCGGGCATTTGGAATCTGCTGAGCCAACTCGTCGAAGATGACCAGCGCATTGAGATTCTCGATTGGTATCATCTGATGGAAAATCTGCACAAAGTGGGTGGGTCGTTGCAACGTCATGCTCAAGCCCGTCAACTGCTTTGGCGTGGGCAAGTAGATGCAGCCATTGCGGTATTTGAGGATTGTGCTCTCGAGCAGGCAAAGTGTTTTCAAAACTATCTCCGGGAGCATCGTCATCGCATTGTCAATTATGAGTATTTTCAAGCGGAAGGATTGTGTGCGATTGGTTCTGGAGATGTGGAATCTTGGGTGAAACAGATTGACCGTCGGATTCAGTTATCGGGAGCCAGTTGGAATCCAGAGCATGCACCCCAAGTTCTAGCCCACCGCTGCGCTTATTTGAATGGTTCTCTCGATCCTCAACACCTTTTTCTCTCAAGAAGGTGA
- a CDS encoding DUF4926 domain-containing protein, with protein sequence MTLHEYDVVALIEEIQAIHKETHQPLLLRQGQVGTILMSFEDRAYLIDFADAQGNTYAMETVPSEKLMQLVYEPLPAYA encoded by the coding sequence ATGACGTTACACGAATATGATGTCGTTGCTTTGATAGAAGAAATTCAAGCGATTCATAAAGAAACACACCAACCCCTCCTACTCAGACAGGGACAGGTTGGCACGATTTTGATGAGCTTTGAAGATCGGGCTTATCTAATCGATTTTGCTGATGCTCAGGGCAACACCTATGCGATGGAAACGGTTCCCTCAGAAAAACTCATGCAACTCGTCTATGAACCACTCCCTGCCTATGCTTGA
- a CDS encoding NADPH-dependent FMN reductase produces MIYTPKILAFAGSTRTDSFNKKLVKIAAAGARSAGAEVIDLDLRDLSIPLYDGDLEAKEGLPPGVRQLKDLMRATDGFLIASPEYNSSVSGTLKNAIDWASRPVEGEPPLACFADKVAAIMSTSPGALGGLRGLVHLRSILGNIKVLVLPDQVAVPKAHEVFTSDGGLKDTQQQEAIEKLGDKLATIIVRLKA; encoded by the coding sequence ATGATCTATACTCCCAAAATCCTCGCCTTCGCTGGTAGCACGCGCACCGACTCATTCAACAAAAAGCTGGTTAAAATTGCGGCCGCTGGTGCCCGATCGGCGGGTGCTGAAGTGATTGATTTAGACCTGCGGGATTTATCCATCCCTCTATATGACGGAGATTTGGAAGCAAAGGAAGGTCTTCCACCGGGGGTGCGGCAGCTAAAAGACCTGATGCGGGCAACCGATGGCTTTCTGATTGCCTCACCCGAATACAACAGCTCAGTTTCAGGCACATTAAAGAACGCGATCGACTGGGCATCGCGCCCTGTCGAAGGAGAACCCCCGCTGGCTTGTTTTGCGGATAAGGTGGCAGCCATTATGAGCACCTCCCCTGGAGCGTTGGGGGGGCTGCGCGGACTGGTTCATCTGCGATCGATTTTGGGAAATATCAAAGTCCTGGTGTTGCCCGATCAGGTGGCTGTGCCCAAAGCCCACGAAGTATTCACCTCGGATGGGGGCTTAAAGGATACCCAGCAACAGGAAGCGATCGAAAAACTAGGCGACAAACTGGCGACCATCATTGTCAGGTTAAAGGCTTAG
- a CDS encoding GAF domain-containing protein — MFPKHSGIKNFSLRWLRHPEKQTVLLRRIVDRVRSSLELKVVLQTAVDEVATLLKLDRCSFFWYFQETQRIQVVCEHTRPAPGLQFSPETSEHKHSCLGYYPVATLGTVATAIARGELVVNSGKAPTSPLLRWLSRWVAPLRRNSETTTAVLGATANLLVPVKSQETSIGFIACLADQPRHWSTAEVEFIQSVAQQLEIAIHQAQLYEQTQQQAQRERLVNQITTQTRQSFDLETILHGAIAQLLEALQVDRCLVHLAEDGGESRQFQPWEFFEKDPNPRSTLRCKHLYEVCRPPFPATVDKFDTNGPITRWVIQNRSRVVISDVTQDERIGPNNPEYQQAQIKSSLVVPVQTKNTLYAILYLNQCSRLRYWTRNDQKLAQAVADQLAISIQQAHFYAQTQQQAAESAAQAKHLAATLDELRLTQVQLIQNEKMSSLGRMVAGVAHEINNPINFIYGNIPYVESYVKDLIQLVKAYQAHNPHPDADLQKMVDKLELDFLMGDLPQILDSMRSGADRIRQIVLSLRNFSRLDEAERKVVNIHEGIESTLLVLQTTLGQDIQIIRRYDDLPPVQCYPGELNQVFMNLLLNAADALRAWPGKNKTIAICTDAVPASETQPEMVRIVITDNGPGIPHEGSVQNL, encoded by the coding sequence GTGTTCCCTAAGCATTCTGGAATCAAAAATTTTTCCCTGCGCTGGTTGCGTCATCCTGAAAAGCAAACTGTGTTGTTACGCAGAATTGTCGATCGGGTTCGCAGTTCTTTGGAACTTAAAGTTGTCCTGCAAACTGCGGTGGATGAGGTTGCAACCCTGTTAAAGCTCGATCGCTGTAGTTTTTTCTGGTACTTTCAGGAAACCCAGCGGATTCAGGTAGTGTGCGAGCATACCCGACCTGCTCCAGGGCTGCAATTTTCGCCAGAAACGTCTGAGCACAAGCATTCCTGTTTGGGCTATTACCCGGTGGCAACCCTGGGTACGGTGGCAACCGCGATCGCCCGGGGAGAGTTGGTGGTCAATAGTGGCAAAGCGCCCACCTCACCCCTGCTGCGATGGCTTAGCCGTTGGGTTGCACCACTGCGGAGAAATTCGGAAACCACCACCGCTGTCCTGGGAGCCACGGCAAACCTGCTAGTTCCAGTCAAATCTCAGGAAACGTCGATCGGGTTTATTGCCTGTCTTGCCGATCAACCGCGCCATTGGTCAACCGCAGAGGTAGAGTTTATCCAGTCTGTGGCACAGCAGCTTGAGATTGCGATTCATCAGGCCCAGTTGTATGAGCAAACCCAACAGCAGGCGCAACGAGAACGGTTGGTGAATCAAATTACAACTCAAACCCGGCAAAGTTTTGATCTGGAAACAATTTTGCATGGGGCGATCGCCCAACTGCTGGAAGCCCTCCAGGTCGATCGTTGCCTGGTTCACCTGGCGGAAGATGGGGGCGAATCGCGCCAATTCCAACCCTGGGAGTTTTTTGAGAAAGATCCCAACCCACGCTCAACTCTGCGCTGCAAGCATCTTTATGAAGTTTGCCGCCCTCCCTTTCCCGCTACGGTAGATAAGTTCGACACGAACGGTCCCATTACCCGCTGGGTGATTCAAAACCGCAGCCGTGTGGTGATTAGTGATGTAACCCAAGATGAGCGGATTGGTCCCAACAACCCGGAGTACCAGCAAGCCCAGATCAAATCTTCGCTGGTGGTTCCGGTGCAAACCAAAAATACCCTGTATGCCATTCTCTATCTGAATCAGTGTTCGCGGTTGCGTTACTGGACCCGGAATGACCAAAAGCTGGCTCAGGCAGTTGCCGATCAGTTAGCCATTTCGATTCAACAGGCTCATTTCTATGCCCAAACCCAACAGCAAGCAGCAGAAAGCGCTGCCCAGGCAAAACACCTGGCGGCAACCCTCGATGAACTCCGCCTGACCCAGGTACAGCTGATTCAAAATGAGAAAATGTCTAGCCTGGGGCGAATGGTGGCGGGGGTTGCCCATGAAATTAATAACCCGATTAACTTTATCTATGGCAACATCCCCTATGTGGAGTCTTACGTCAAAGACCTGATTCAACTAGTGAAGGCGTATCAGGCTCATAATCCCCATCCGGATGCCGACTTGCAAAAGATGGTGGACAAGCTGGAACTGGATTTCCTGATGGGAGATTTGCCACAAATTTTGGACTCCATGCGGTCTGGAGCCGATCGCATTCGGCAAATTGTCCTGTCCCTGCGCAACTTTTCTCGTCTGGATGAAGCAGAACGAAAAGTGGTCAATATCCATGAAGGCATTGAAAGTACGCTGCTCGTATTGCAAACTACCCTTGGTCAGGACATTCAGATTATTCGCCGATATGATGATCTCCCACCCGTGCAGTGCTATCCGGGAGAGTTAAACCAGGTTTTCATGAATCTTCTGCTGAATGCAGCGGATGCCCTGCGAGCTTGGCCGGGAAAGAACAAGACGATCGCCATTTGTACCGATGCGGTGCCTGCCAGCGAAACCCAGCCAGAAATGGTGCGGATTGTCATTACCGACAACGGTCCTGGCATTCCCCATGAGGGTTCAGTCCAAAATCTTTGA
- a CDS encoding ATP-binding protein: MRVQSKIFDPFFTTKEVGQGTGLGLTVSYQTIVNQHHGKLNFYSEPGLGTEFIIEIPVKSTEARRTDQTLHLEGRIRSLLTHSSQLSG; this comes from the coding sequence ATGAGGGTTCAGTCCAAAATCTTTGATCCCTTCTTCACCACGAAGGAAGTTGGGCAGGGGACTGGTTTGGGCTTAACGGTCAGCTACCAAACGATTGTTAATCAACATCATGGAAAACTGAATTTTTACTCTGAACCAGGACTGGGAACTGAATTTATCATCGAAATCCCTGTTAAATCCACGGAAGCTCGAAGAACCGATCAAACCCTTCACCTGGAGGGACGGATACGATCGCTGCTGACCCATTCCTCGCAACTTTCGGGATAG
- a CDS encoding response regulator: MRKTQNSKLKTQNLKLKTQNLKLPMKSSPIKILLAEDDELFRLGLRMRLQQEPEFDIVAEAEDGETAVELARQQLIDLVLLDIGLPGIGGVEACRQIKQQQPTLPVLVLTSRSEKNLISRLISAGAQGYCLKGIAAEALILAIRSVAAGASWWDSTATAEIQSAFQFTPSGNTSAPGSPSPTPIPPLPDNPLTPREQEILALIAAGKSNQEIAEELYITAGTVRVHVHAILQKLEVRDRTQAAIVALQKHLIS; this comes from the coding sequence ATGAGGAAAACTCAAAACTCAAAACTCAAAACTCAAAACTTAAAACTCAAAACTCAAAACTTAAAACTTCCTATGAAGTCTTCTCCAATCAAAATCTTGCTGGCTGAGGACGATGAATTGTTCCGGTTGGGGTTGCGAATGCGGTTACAACAGGAACCAGAATTTGACATTGTTGCCGAAGCAGAGGATGGGGAAACCGCCGTTGAATTAGCAAGACAACAGTTGATTGATCTGGTGCTGCTAGATATTGGGCTACCGGGAATTGGGGGAGTCGAAGCCTGTCGCCAGATTAAGCAGCAACAGCCAACTTTGCCGGTTTTGGTCCTCACCTCTCGTTCTGAAAAAAATCTGATTTCCCGCTTAATCTCTGCGGGCGCACAGGGGTATTGCTTAAAGGGAATTGCCGCAGAAGCATTGATTCTGGCAATCCGATCGGTTGCTGCGGGTGCTTCCTGGTGGGATTCCACCGCAACCGCGGAGATTCAGTCAGCCTTCCAATTCACTCCTTCTGGGAACACTTCTGCCCCAGGCTCACCTTCTCCCACCCCCATCCCACCACTTCCAGATAATCCCCTCACCCCGCGTGAACAAGAGATTCTAGCCCTGATTGCCGCAGGCAAATCGAATCAGGAAATTGCTGAGGAGCTTTACATCACAGCAGGAACGGTACGGGTGCATGTTCATGCCATTTTGCAAAAACTGGAAGTGCGCGATCGCACCCAGGCAGCGATCGTTGCCCTCCAAAAACATTTGATTAGCTAA